From Vicugna pacos chromosome 6, VicPac4, whole genome shotgun sequence, a single genomic window includes:
- the CHGA gene encoding chromogranin-A produces MRSAAVLALLLCAGQVIALPVNSPMNKGDTEVMKCIVEVISDTLSKPSPTPVSQECFETLRGDERILSILRHQNLLKELQDLALQGAKERAHQEKKHRDYEEELSEVLEKQNDQAELKAETEEASSKEAAEKRGDSEEKKNGEDTDGARPYASSELRQGSEVEEDNQAPEKEEATDSHPLASLPNQKHPGPQAEEDNEGPSQGPVDREKDLSAEQGQQAKREEEEEEAAAEAGEKAVPEEEGPTAAFNPHPSLSYKEIQRGWPESLAADGAAKTGAKEAQPHEGKGEQEHSQQEEEEEEEEMAGAPQGLFRGGKSREPEQEEEEERLSKEWEDAKRWSKMDQLAKELTAEKRLEGEEEEEDPDRSMKLSFRARAYGFRGPGLQLRRGWRPSSREDSIEAGLPLQVRGYPEEKKEEEGSANRRPEDQELESLSAIEAELEKVAHQLQELRRG; encoded by the exons ATGCGCTCCGCCGCCGTCCTGGCGCTTCTGCTCTGCGCCGGGCAAG tCATTGCCCTCCCTGTGAACAGCCCTATGAATAAAGGGGACACCGAG GTAATGAAGTGCATCGTTGAGGTCATCTCTGACACACTTTCCAAGCCCAGCCCCACGCCTGTCAGTCAGGAGTGTTTCGAGACGCTCCGAGGAG ATGAACGGATCCTCTCAATCCTGCGACATCAGAATTTGCTGAAAGAGCTCCAAGATCTCGCTCTCCAAG GAGCCAAGGAGAGGGCACATCAAGAGAAGAAACACCGCGATTATGAGGAGGAACTCTCAGAGGTTCTTGAGAAGCAGAACGACCAGGCCGAGCTGAAGG CGGAGACAGAAGAGGCATCCTCCAAGGAAGCTGCAGAAAAAAGGGGAGATTCTGAAGAGAAGAAGAATGGTGAAGACACAGATGGAGCCAGACCTTACGCCTCGTCGGAGCTTAGGCAGGGGTCCGAGGTTGAGGAGGACAACCAGGccccagagaaggaggaggccACTGACAGCCACCCTCTAGCCAGCCTCCCCAACCAGAAACACCCAGGCCCACAGGCTGAGGAGGACAACGAGGGCCCCTCCCAGGGTCcagtggacagagagaaggaCCTGAGTGCAGAGCAAGGACAGCAGGcaaaaagagaagaggaggaggaggaggcggcggcagAGGCTGGAGAGAAAGCTGTGCCAGAGGAAGAAGGCCCCACCGCAGCATTTAACCCCCACCCGAGCCTCAGCTACAAGGAGATCCAGAGGG GCTGGCCCGAGTCTCTGGCCGCAGATGGAGCCGCGAAGACTGGGGCTAAGGAGGCTCAGCCCCACGAGGGAAAGGGGGAGCAGGAGCACtcccagcaggaggaggaggaggaggaggaggagatggcagGGGCCCCTCAAGGCCTCTTTCGGGgcgggaagagcagggagcccgagcaagaggaggaggaggagcggcTCTCCAAGGAGTGGGAGGATGCCAAGCGATGGAGCAAGATGGACCAGCTGGCCAAGGAGCTTACGGCCGAGAAGCGgctggagggagaagaggaggaggaagaccctGACCGCTCCATGAAGCTCTCCTTCCGGGCCCGGGCCTATGGCTTCAGGGGTCCTGGGCTGCAGCTGCGACGAGGCTGGAGGCCATCCTCCCGGGAGGACAGCATCGAGGCCGGCCTGCCCCTCCAGGTGCGCGGCTACccggaggagaagaaagaggaagagggcagCGCCAACCGCAGGCCAGAG GACCAGGAGCTGGAGAGCCTGTCAGCCATCGAGGCGGAGCTGGAGAAGGTGGCCCACCAGCTGCAGGAGCTGCGGCGGGGCTGA